The DNA region GTGCCTTGAAGTTGGTCAAATTATTGAATGAGTTGGTCAACTCAAGTGTACTATTTTTCATCCAAAATTTTATCTTAGATTTAGAATTTtagacataattttttaaaaagaacttTAGCATATTTCAATAGTTTGAAAATAAAGTGGTAAATACTTTTTTCTCTTAACTAAGAATCTCGGATTCAAATCTTTAAATATGTAAAAAATGATTTCTATAAAATCTCAAATTCTTTAAGGGTTAAGTTTTGATTTTGtcttaatataatattaaatttaatgaataataagggcaaactataaatatataaatatagtaatATACTAATTACAACAATTTGGATAGAACATTTGGATGGAACGGAATAGAAAGATATTTCAGAATGAAAGCAAAGGTGTCAAAGAAATCATCAATATGACCTTCCTTAGCAATGAAAAGTGGAAAGGTGTGCACTCtgtgttgttgatggctatgccgaaGATGACATGGAGAGTTTTTAAGTTGTGTTTTTCTAGGTGTTGATCGGCTTTTTGTCTTTAAATTTGCTCCACTCTATTGTGTTGAGCTACTTTATTTCAAAAAAACTAATTACAACATTTTTCTAGGCGAAATTGATTTTAAGCGTTTTCAATAGGAGTAGCAAAGAATGGCGTAGCTAGATGAGTTATGTTTAAATAATACCAATGTAAATATAAGCAAATTGTTACATCTTTAAATAAATTACGTTTCATTCATGTAATTTTTCACAAAAATCACTGCGAGAACAAAGAATAGAAGCTTACCTCTTCAGACAATGAAATGACTTTCAAGTAATACCTGCATATAAAACAAGCTAAAGGAGTATCCAAAATGACCTCAAAATTATCATGAACAAAGCCCCATAAAGGTCATGTGGTTCCCAAAATCTTTTCACTAACCAAAGAGCACAGATATCTTCTACCTCTATCGGTCAAAGTCAAACAAAATCTGGGAATGGTGTATTTGCATGTATACCAACTATACAGCTTTCATATTTACGGTTTCAATGATCACTCAAAATGTGTTCTAATTTAAGAGCTCTCAACAGAAGAACATGGTACTCTTGACATTCCTATGCAACCTTGGAAGCTCTGGAATGGGAATGTTTCCCTCTGAAGTAACATCTGAAGATTTTTCTGACAAATCATCAAAATTTAACATTTGCCCCATCTGAGCTGCAGCATGGTGTGCATAGCATATAGGTGCCACTGGAGAAAAGCAATGAAACAAAGTTTAAacacgtttttttttttcaagttgatATTTTTTCTTTAGAGGTGTACAGAAAATAAACTCAAGGGTGAATTACCAATTGAGGTTGCAATTGTACTCCTTTGGTTCCTGAAACAAATTACAAAATAGTAAGCGCACGAGTCACGGGGTAGGTCAAAATATCAAGCAATAGGTAGGAAGAATGCATACACATAAGACAGCGAATGGATCAAATTTTGTAAGCCATCTACCGAGAAACCGATCTCGTCGAGCAGCACATGATAATGCACAGGCTTGGAAGTTCCCTATTATTGTTTGAGAGGAAAACAAGAAGGCAAACCAAATTGGATGAAATATCATAAATTTAAGTCAAAGATATTACACTGAACGCAAGGTAAACTTACATGGATCCCTTGATGAGCACACATGTAAAAATCATAATTCCTTGGATGTGTGATTTTTGTGTCAACAACAGTCCCTGAAAAGAACAATTAATGGGATGATGATACTGAATGTACCAATAAAATACCCGGCACACAAGAAGTAGCATACCAGGAGGAACATTTTCTGGACCATTAGCTAGAAACAACTTCGTATGATGATTCTTCTGCGCCACAATTACCGTGAACTTGGGAATAATGACAGCCTCAAGAAGTTCGTACGCCTATAATTAGAAAAGATCATCATTGTCGTCATCCTAGGATTAGGAACCATAAAAAAAGGGATACCGTTAAATATCTCGCACGTTTGGATTAACTTATTTGCTTTGAAAATTGTTTTCCAGAAAAATGCTTCAGAGAGCCTTTAGAATTATTTGGCAAGAACAAAATAAGTGAACCCAAAGATGCACTATGAACAGTGTGCAAGTGTAACTAGCTACAAAGATATGAGCAACAAATCAGATAATCAAACAGAACAATGAATGGCTTGCAGAGTAACCTTCTTTATCTGGTTAAGCTCAACATTCAAAACCTGATTAAATTGTGATTCACTAACTCCATCCCTGAACATATAACCATAGGTTAGAATTAAATGAACCAAAAAGCATGCACTTATGGAAATTAAGGCACCTAAGTGAGTCCAGACACCAGACTCCTTATCCATATAATTTAAACTTTATAAACCACTCATCCAATACCAGAACAAGTATACTAATATTTAGATATCATATTGTAGTAAGCACTACCAGTACCTTCCAGCTTATTACTATAGGCCTACAAACAGCTTAGTTCACCTGAAGACCATATATTACTGGATGTAAATTGAATGTAAAAGTGATCGAATGGAACCTGAAGACAATAATTTGAGATGGTTTACATTTATCACTTGATTCGTAGAAATCTAGAAGCAATTCTCTGCAAGGAAAAATCATAATGTAATCTTATTATCTTGTATATGATATCATGGAGTATAAACGGAATAAACAATTGCAATGAATGATAAAAATCTTCACATGCGGATTTCGGGATTCAATTAACAGTTGAGAATGCACATTGTTAGATACAGAAAGAGGCATATTGGATATAACTCTTAGAGATGATATGATACATTAATCTTAAACAACTACCATAATATATTTTCAATCTGCAAAATGATGTGACATTTTCCCAATTGAATAGAACATTATTAGTTCTATCTTAAATTAGGCAAATGGGAATTAAATTTAAGCAGCAAGTACTCTGTTTATGGTCATATCGGATTAGTAATTCACTGCTATTGGGTACACCCAACAAAAAACTTCACTGTTGGAAAAGGGCAGTGAAAGAGGCCATTTCACAGTTGATATCTTGGAACCAAAGATAAGAATTGAGAAATGATCATTACAATATATGAAACtatgaaaatgtgaaaatacAATATAAGAATAAATAAGGAACATGCACAAACTCTCCTTGAACTTTATCTCATTCCAAAGTAACTTGTGAACTTCAAATCAGGAGAGACAAATTAACTTCCCAAAACTCAGTATCAGAAATACATCTCATTTTCAATTAAACTAGTGTATCATACATCTCATTTCAAAATTAATACTCTGGCTGTTTCATGTGTTCCTGTTATTTTTTACACtaacttttatttcctttttctttaatttatttataattttaaaaaaatcaaatactttGAAAAGATATTAAATCTAAAGTGAGGAAGCATGCATATCATTGAACAAGGACAAATCAGTGAAACAAGTATTGTCATCTAATTATATATGTGGTCTGTTTGCCAGTTTGATTTAGATTTAATAGTTTGACCACAAACATAGGAATTGTAATGTCATTTGAACTAACTGGCCAAGCCAACCTAGTAGCATAAGACTTGGTTGTTGTAATCGTTAACCTGTTTGCAAGTTCCAAATATTTTATAGGCACTGCACTTTCATCTAAACTAGAAGGGCTATAAAATGGGATGAAACTCAGCAGAGTACATGTGAGTGTTTTTCCTATTAACCACAAAATATCATGGTAGCCCGTTAACATATTTAGTCGAACCTGATAATACCATTATCATTCTCTTCATCCACAGGCTTGCACAAGGCATCAATCATCTCCTCCTTAGATGACTGTGTTCTTGCAGATGCTCTATACCTTGAAATCAGTGGCCAACATCGTGATCCTGCAACCTACAATCCAACAGCATACAGAAACATATATCCTTAGAACAAATGACGGAAAACACATATAAATTGCATTACAAGACAAATATAGCTCGACATTCTtctaacgaaaaataaaagaagaacgaAAAGATAGCCTTACTGCTGCTATCGATGGAAGATTTGACTGACCAGGAGGACCATGAGAAACATCCATTCCCAAAATCATTGTTGGGGTATCTTTAATCAGGGGTAGATGCCCAGAGTGCTCTATTGCCAGCAAAGAATTTACTCCTCCAAGCTGTATAAATGACATGTATACAAATTATGAAAGTGAAACAAAATGTTTAATACACATAAAGTTCAATTTATTGCAAGGATTGAAATGAATGTGTTTTATCATTTTTCAAATCTTGGCTGCATTGTAAACAATCTGTTTTAGTAGGTAGCATAGATATCCCAGTAATTTCCTAAAATAATGTAATCAAGTTGATGGCTTCCTGATTTTTTTCCACTCCCCAACTTTAGTATGCCTCCCCTATAAGAAAAGGTTGTTGTACCTTCATAGACCGAAAATCTCTTCTTTATTTCAACTATATTGCAGTAATAAATTACTTTAGAATATCACATCATGTCCCAACAGCTCAATTTTCTGCAAGGAGAAGGCTCATAACAACTTGCTTACCTTAGAGTTGATTTTAAGAAGTACATTTGTAAGGTATTGATCAGTGATCTTGAGAGGACAAATGCACTGTGTGACAACACCAAAATCACTGAGACACTTCTTCTTCCAAGGCCCTAAGATTTGACAAAAGAAAATTGAGCAATTAAacaaacacaaaaatataaagGAAATCCTGCAAAATTAGACAGAAGACATACCATAAATTTCACAATGTTTCTTCTCTGGCAAGACACAGAGAATTAACTTTGGTTCTCTTGTCAGCTTTGATGTAAGCCGCTCAAACATCTTTTCAACCCTTGCAACAGCACTAGATTTTTTCATCAGTGGTTCTTCTTCTATTAAAGTATATGGGCATTCAATATTCTGTGTAAATATTCACCTAGAATCATATTGTGGTCATCAAATGCAGAGTAAGGGATTGTCTGTAAGATGGGATTTTGGAGGCAAGGAGAGGGAAAGGTTTGTAGTGCAAATGATTCAATGTGTAACACCACAGGCCTTTCCTTTCCTTtcattttcctccaaaatcccaACTCACAAACAACCCATAAAGGGATgatcaatattttaaattttaaaacaaaataatcaaatagATGCACGGTAGCATACAATGCCCTTGCTCATTCCACATTTGATCAGCTCCCTCGATAAGTAACTGGTATCACAACGTGCAGAAAAGTTGACAACAGCCCAGTAATCAATGTGTGATGGTTGTAGAAGTGTCTGACAAGAGGAAAGGGAGCATTATCAATTATGAAAATATCAACTCAAATAttaaacaaaatttgaaaaacagggaataatttatttttgagttGAAAGTATAATTAAACACCTTTTTACTGAAACTCCACCTTCCATTATTGGGGAAGCAATCATCATTCTTTCCAACCTTCAACTGTCAAAGAAAATTTTATAGGACATAGGAGAATTAGTTTTCGGAATTAAACTAATCTGTTGAAACCAGCTTAGTTAAACCACTTTCTCTTCTATCTGTTACTTGCTAACTCCACAGTGCacataaaaatatgaaatatgcCAGAAACCAATGTTTACCTTTGGTGGCTCAAGAACACGACCTTCAACCTCAATCAATTTCTTGTCAACATAAATTCCACATGCAGCAAGTACAGGGTCATGATCATAGGAATTATTTCCTACAGCCTACAAAAAATTGTAATGACCATACATACGTTATCAATAAGAATAAAACaactcttttattaaaaaatatatacataaaaacaGAAAAGGAACAGCATATCATGATAGCACTAAAAATAAAGCTTACATTTGTCAGAGTCTTGATCTTGTCTTGAGGTTTTTGGCGTGATTTTTCAATTAAAGATGCTTTCTGAATTGGAGATAATGCCTTCGTGTACCGCTGGAGTGAAACAAGAGAACATAGCTACTCCAGCCGAAGTAAAGCATAGAGAAACAAGATAATCAGGTACAATTAGATCAATAGTTAATATCTAAGGCAAAATAACATAACTGAACCAAACACAAGGTCCAGGcaagaattaaaatttgcaaacctCCAAAGGCAGATAAATAGGCCGGTTTGGCTTCCCAACATCAAGGCATGGAAGATAAGCAGAAGAGGTCAGCTTCAAGCCGTGGTGTTTAGCAAAATACTCATATACAGTAATATTGATTGTCTCCCCTTGATTTTTGTCATCATCATTCCTCAACTTCATGCTAAAACTGAGGAAGAAATCAGACAAATAATTCTCCCCTTTCTTTGAGATTCCAATAACAAGGTATAAATACttgactttaaaaaaaaaagcacttACAGTTGTTGAATGCAAGGTTTCTCACTCAAGCCGGAAACTTTAAATTCCTGGTTACGATGTTTTGCATGCACTCTTAAATTTTTAAGCACCTTTTTTGCCTGTAGATTACCAATAAAGAAAAAACTTATGGGGAATTTACTAATGTTGCATGATGAACCTTATGTAAATAGATTAGAAGTTTATCACCTTTGCCCAGTCAATGTAACGGGTTTCCTTCACATTCTGGTTATAAAGAAGAAATTCAATTACAGGTCCAGCTTTTAAGACCACTGTTGTGGACACATCTGGAAGTAAATAAATGAAGAGTGTAAACACAAGAACACATCTTTATTATGgtaatatttcaatatatatattagaGAAGTCATACCCATATTGAGAGACAATCCACCCAGCATTGGACGAAAACTAGAATGAAAACCACGAACTGCCATCAAATTGCCTCCGATCTCACTGAAGTTCCTTGCATCATCTTGAAAAAAAGATTGTCTTACCAAGAGACACCCTCTTCACATTCTCACAAGAAGCAGTTTAACTAAGTTAGACAAAACAGATTATGATTAAATTCCATTCAAGAAAATCACAGAAAGTTTCTGCTATGTTTATCATTAGGCAAACCTGTTAGCTGCTTGCTGCCTCAGTGCAATATCAAGCACTCTCAAAGCATCCTGATAGTTAGTATCTGACTCAACCTCTTCTAGGGGAAGAGCAATGAACCGCAGGGGTATTTTGACAGCAAAACTTATCTCCACTATGAACGCCTTGGACTGAAAAGAATGCTTTGACCTTTTGGTTTCTTCATGAGGGCTTCCATTGGCACCAGGATTATCAGCACCAGGGCTACGATTGGAAGACATTAAAAGCTTTATAGGGTAAAAAATGACACAATCAACCAAGTCCTATGAAAAACTTACTGCTTCGCAAATGATTCCTCAAGCAATACTTTGAACTCAAACTTATCAAATGGCAAAGGACCAACTGTATACAAAGTTCTCTCTCCATCATAGGCAAACCTTTTATCACCAAGTTCAGACGAGAAAGTTTGGCAAAGCCTATCAATCAATTTTCTCCCAATGCCCTTGCCTTCGACAGTTCTTTTATCTTCTGTAGTAATAGCAACCTGGAAAATGTTCGTTCAGCCAAAGCCTGAGATATAAGGGAAATTTCCGACAGAAAGATTTGACATACACTATATTGGAAAAATATTGCATCTGGATCAGTAACA from Arachis hypogaea cultivar Tifrunner chromosome 10, arahy.Tifrunner.gnm2.J5K5, whole genome shotgun sequence includes:
- the LOC112717044 gene encoding protein argonaute 16, with the translated sequence MEKMPGIAEADESPTSPSLPDSPWPPTSPSLPDSPWPPASPSELNVVADMETAQVPPTELSIIRKKGFGTTGKRIQLLANHFKVDVTDPDAIFFQYSVAITTEDKRTVEGKGIGRKLIDRLCQTFSSELGDKRFAYDGERTLYTVGPLPFDKFEFKVLLEESFAKHPGADNPGANGSPHEETKRSKHSFQSKAFIVEISFAVKIPLRFIALPLEEVESDTNYQDALRVLDIALRQQAANRGCLLVRQSFFQDDARNFSEIGGNLMAVRGFHSSFRPMLGGLSLNMDVSTTVVLKAGPVIEFLLYNQNVKETRYIDWAKAKKVLKNLRVHAKHRNQEFKVSGLSEKPCIQQLFSMKLRNDDDKNQGETINITVYEYFAKHHGLKLTSSAYLPCLDVGKPNRPIYLPLELCSLVSLQRYTKALSPIQKASLIEKSRQKPQDKIKTLTNAVGNNSYDHDPVLAACGIYVDKKLIEVEGRVLEPPKLKVGKNDDCFPNNGRWSFSKKTLLQPSHIDYWAVVNFSARCDTSYLSRELIKCGMSKGINIECPYTLIEEEPLMKKSSAVARVEKMFERLTSKLTREPKLILCVLPEKKHCEIYGPWKKKCLSDFGVVTQCICPLKITDQYLTNVLLKINSKLGGVNSLLAIEHSGHLPLIKDTPTMILGMDVSHGPPGQSNLPSIAAVAGSRCWPLISRYRASARTQSSKEEMIDALCKPVDEENDNGIIRELLLDFYESSDKCKPSQIIVFRDGVSESQFNQVLNVELNQIKKAYELLEAVIIPKFTVIVAQKNHHTKLFLANGPENVPPGTVVDTKITHPRNYDFYMCAHQGIHGTSKPVHYHVLLDEIGFSVDGLQNLIHSLSYVNQRSTIATSIVAPICYAHHAAAQMGQMLNFDDLSEKSSDVTSEGNIPIPELPRLHRNVKSTMFFC